GTGGAGCCCCCCAAGGGGAAGAGGCCCCGGCGGGCCTCGAACACGCCGAAGGTCGCGCCCTCGCCGGCGACCCGGATGTCGGTGGCCTGGAGGATCTCGGTTCCCCCGGCGACGGCGTAGCCCTCCACCGCAGCGATGAGCGGCTTCTTCACGTGGTGGTGGCGGAGCAGGGCCTTCCAGTGGAGGTCGGGGTCGGCCTGCATGCGCTCCCGGTAGGCGTCGGGCTGCTGTGAGCCGCCCATGGCCTTGAGGTCGGCGCCGGCACAGAAGGTGCCACCAGCGCCGGTCAGGATGGCGCAGCGGACGTCGTCGTCACCGTCGATCTCGGCCCAGGCGTCGGCCATGCCGACCAGCATCGGCAGGCTGAAGGCGTTCCTGGCCTCGGGCCGGTTCATCGTCACGATCACGGTGGAACCGTCCCGCTCGACCGTCAGGTGCTCGGTGCCTGCCACGGGTACTCCTCGCTCGCCGGTGCGCCGGCGGGTAGAACACATTCTATTTTGGCTCGGGGGCGATGCTAGCTTGGCGGCCGTGG
The genomic region above belongs to Acidimicrobiales bacterium and contains:
- a CDS encoding crotonase/enoyl-CoA hydratase family protein encodes the protein MAGTEHLTVERDGSTVIVTMNRPEARNAFSLPMLVGMADAWAEIDGDDDVRCAILTGAGGTFCAGADLKAMGGSQQPDAYRERMQADPDLHWKALLRHHHVKKPLIAAVEGYAVAGGTEILQATDIRVAGEGATFGVFEARRGLFPLGGSTVRLARQIPYTVAMELLLTGRSVSAREAHRIGLVGRVVPDGDALAEARRIAGLIGENGPLAVEAIKRSVRETEGLPEDEALKIELEIGWPIFGTEDAKEGP